The sequence below is a genomic window from Leisingera sp. M658.
TGCGATGCAGCGGCGGACGGGCGCAGCATATGATCTCTTCGCCCGCGTCTCGACACTGGTGCCGGGGCACCCTTGCCTTCTGTGCGGCGGTTACCTCGATCCGCGGCGCGCGCGCGAGGAATCCATGAGACGCAATGACCCTGACGCTTATGATCGGCTTAAAGAAGAAGCTTACGTGTTGGGCGAAGGCGATCCTTCCCCGGCTGTGGTCACCTTTACGACCGAGGCGGCGACGATGGCAGTGAACGAGTGGCTCGCTGGCGTGACTGGTCTTGCAGGAGAAGCCGGTATGCTTCCAACCCGCATTCGGCGCTTTCACGCCAGAGACGAACGAAGGCCCTTCGTAGAACCCAGACCGGACTGCCCGTGTTGCAATCAGGCAGCGACTCTCGGCCGAGGGGATGTGTACCCGTTTCTGGACATGGTAACCTGACATGAAAAGTATTATTTCACGCCTCCTGCGACAGCTATGCCTCTTGCGTTTTGATTTTCTTACGACACGCGTTTCAAGCTTGCCGGACCGGTCGAAAATGAAGGCAGATAGGCTCACCCTCGTTGAAAGTGGCGGTATCAAGAAATGGGCGTGCCTTACGTGTCCGGGTGGCTGCGGGGAAGTCATCAATCTTTCGCTTAACCCCAACCAGCGACCACGGTGGCGAATCTCAGAAGACTTCTGGTT
It includes:
- a CDS encoding DUF6527 family protein, with the protein product MKADRLTLVESGGIKKWACLTCPGGCGEVINLSLNPNQRPRWRISEDFWLRPTIHPSVHQKNECGCHFWIKNGQTTWCRGGRPSKPSKGEIDTCYRGK